A window of Syntrophales bacterium genomic DNA:
CGATGGACTGCGGATGCAAGCCCTGGCGGATGAGGTGGGGTGTGTTCTGGCGGTCAACTATATGCGGCGTTTCGAGCCGGCAGGTGCAGCCCTGAAAGGGCGAATCGAAAGCGGGCAGTTCGGCTCCATTTTCAAGGGCGTGGCCTGGTATGCAAAGGGACTCTTCAACAACGGTTCGCACTTCATCGACCTCCTTCGTTTCTGGCTGGGGGAGGTCACGGATGCAGACGTTATCCGGCCGGGCAGGCTCCGAGATGATCATGATCCGGAACCGGATGTCTGCCTGCACTTTGGGGAGATACCCGTATATCTTCTCGCCGGCCGGGATGAGCATTACTCTATCGGCGGGATTGACCTTTACGGAACCGGCGGAATGATCCGCTATGCCGAGGGCGGGAACACGATCGAACTGCGACGGACCGAGCCGTCTCCTTTATTTTCGGGCTATACGATCCTGGACCCGAATGCCGAAATCATTTCCACGGACCTCAAAAGGTATCAGTGGTACGTCCTGGAGGGGCTTTACAACCACCTGACACGGAATGAAAAGCTCCCTTCAGACGGTGTGAGCGCCACGGAAACCCTTGCAGTTATTGAGAAAATAGCGGACCAGCGAAACTGGAGGCGGCATGCGTGAACTGGCGCTTTTCGGGGGGCCAAAGACGATCTCCCATCCCTTTTCCCCCTATCGATCGATTGGGTCGGAAGAGGAGGAAGCCGTCCGGTCTGTCGTGGAATCAGGGATTTTGTCCCGCTTTCTGGGTACCTGGTCTCCCGATTTCTATGGTGGCGAAAGGGTGCAGGCTCTGGAGAGGGCCTGGGAAAAGCACTTTTCGGTCCGGCATGCCGTAACCGTCAATTCAGCTACATCCGGACTCATTGCTGCCGTTGGCGCCGTCGGCGTGGAGCCCGGCGATGAAGTCATCGTGAGCCCCTGGACGATGTCCGCCTCCGCCACGGCGATCCTCATCTGGAACGCCATTCCCGTTTTCGCGGATATCGAAGAGGAGACATACAACCTGGACCCGGTTTCCATCGAGAAGAACATCACCCCGCGAACCCGGGCCATCATGGTCCCCGACATCTTCGGTCATCCCGCGGATCTGGATGCGATAATGAAGATCGCCGACAGGCACGGCCTGAAAGTCATCGAAGATGCCGCCC
This region includes:
- a CDS encoding Gfo/Idh/MocA family oxidoreductase, producing the protein MQLSAVVIGLGRIGQGYDYDLQGDRVIATHATAYMKHPGYRLLAAVDPDPLQRIRFEEKFQCPAYADLPSLMESHEPDVISLAVPSGIHCDVFREAVRFRPRAILCEKPIALSSADGLRMQALADEVGCVLAVNYMRRFEPAGAALKGRIESGQFGSIFKGVAWYAKGLFNNGSHFIDLLRFWLGEVTDADVIRPGRLRDDHDPEPDVCLHFGEIPVYLLAGRDEHYSIGGIDLYGTGGMIRYAEGGNTIELRRTEPSPLFSGYTILDPNAEIISTDLKRYQWYVLEGLYNHLTRNEKLPSDGVSATETLAVIEKIADQRNWRRHA